A single Comamonas sp. NLF-1-9 DNA region contains:
- a CDS encoding MaoC family dehydratase: MKFAEYEVGQVLHAGPASVSEEEILAFARQWDPQWFHTRPEAAASGPFNGLIASGWHTCCIAMRLAVDAFLADSESYVSPGLENIRWLQPVRPGDTLRLAITVADKRISKSGLGVLRWDWALSNQEGREVLTLAATNLFRL, from the coding sequence ATGAAGTTTGCGGAATACGAAGTCGGCCAGGTGCTGCATGCCGGGCCCGCGAGCGTGAGCGAGGAAGAGATCCTCGCCTTCGCCCGGCAATGGGACCCGCAGTGGTTTCACACCCGGCCTGAAGCGGCGGCCAGCGGACCCTTCAACGGTCTGATCGCCAGCGGCTGGCATACCTGCTGCATCGCGATGCGCCTGGCGGTCGACGCTTTTCTCGCAGACTCTGAATCCTATGTCTCGCCGGGGCTGGAAAACATCCGCTGGCTGCAGCCGGTGCGCCCGGGCGACACGCTGCGCCTGGCCATCACCGTCGCGGACAAGCGCATCTCCAAATCGGGCCTGGGCGTGCTGCGCTGGGACTGGGCGCTGAGCAATCAGGAAGGCCGCGAGGTGCTGACGCTGGCTGCAACCAATCTGTTTCGGCTTTAG
- a CDS encoding carboxymuconolactone decarboxylase family protein: MDHAMFPKFGDADIARKRRELAPRQLEAFRAFSAAAFAAGELDAKTKQLIAVAVAHVTQCPYCIRGHTEGALKAGATEGQIMEAIWVAAEMRAGGAYAHSALAIDQMAAHGEAAQGRTA, encoded by the coding sequence ATGGACCACGCCATGTTCCCGAAATTCGGCGATGCCGACATCGCCCGCAAGCGCCGCGAACTCGCGCCCCGGCAGCTCGAGGCCTTCCGCGCCTTCAGCGCCGCCGCCTTTGCCGCCGGCGAGCTGGACGCAAAGACCAAGCAACTGATTGCCGTGGCGGTGGCGCACGTCACGCAGTGCCCGTACTGCATCCGCGGCCACACCGAAGGCGCGCTCAAGGCCGGCGCGACCGAGGGCCAGATCATGGAAGCGATCTGGGTCGCGGCCGAAATGCGCGCGGGCGGTGCGTATGCGCACTCGGCGCTGGCGATCGACCAGATGGCCGCGCACGGCGAAGCCGCGCAGGGCCGTACGGCCTGA
- a CDS encoding FecR domain-containing protein, with amino-acid sequence MRKRLAIVWAAMFGCLGVAWAQTPPCTAVAGADGVAAQIVALSGQGQTRAQADAPWTAAALSQQLHAGADMRTLALSSAALLLADRTQIRMAAQARIRLCDARPGQTRLELGLGRIWTRTKGQAAGLQLQTPAAVAAVRGTDWDVEVDAQGHTTLTVLSGLIAVSNAQGSVEVGPSEQATVVPGQAPVKHRLVNPRERVQWVMAPALVPRLWPELDAAALPWQTRAAQALRAGQLQALQQEVDARLATASDDALAQRLRAELQAQDGRLDAAQQSLLALWQAQRDSRAAARRAQLLQALDRGDEAREFIADARRQAPQAFALLLADADARRLQGQGEAALALYRQAVAQARGDAEQAKAEAGLGRALLERGDLAAARETLARALQRQGDNAEIRARAATADTQALHHAEAAEGFAAALAQSGGDYVALAGDGLLALQRGEAELARTQLLKALVIEPRYAQAQVWLAVAEYQLGNLPAALDALARARLADPNDPLPWQIESILRNDDGQAEEAIAAAREALVRLPYLKSLEPLKSDSQGSANLGKALADFGLEHWARAYARQSYYPLWAGSHFFMADRYESGFARDSEMHQGYLADPLAFGASERTAPVLPMEGSEWIAGMSAGRYPDRHAGAVELGHRGLRTQPVPMAWRVGLDAMDFHPRGGPFSPRMNSGAARLGLGIKPSDRLSLLLLHDEDRARTWIPGGASFSDGTLEGAIRQPFSRTDLGGSWRWSADSQTWLQWSRARFGTRYLANDEAAGPYSYRGADAHSAWMLRHTVQQGPMRWSAGWEWASVDLDSARSYSLVTGAEHSRLRYDMPWLAWEYGQGPWSGSAMASWPRLNMGYRYRQYLGQTGEDLSEPYDDAGRQRRRLRPRLGLSYRFAPGRALHFAYVESMYSPSSHTLAPVSVGAIPIDYQYQIPGSLARKLAMQLDWEIDRRSFAWLSLSHQKITNAQYDNGSMLYPLEVLYSDKVGSLGPLIQTAQTGVVDVYNGDPQFDRGRLSQVALAYNRILSSRWSVLTGYTWSHSRNTGEYFPGKALPGFPRHTGVLVNVWKHGGRDYTLLSLVYRSSRFTQMSNETVEGAGWTLGLMHSMDLRERRWSLVTSIQGPLDGRVPPTFWLRLRWRS; translated from the coding sequence ATGCGCAAGCGCCTGGCAATCGTGTGGGCCGCCATGTTCGGGTGCCTGGGCGTCGCATGGGCGCAAACCCCGCCCTGCACGGCCGTGGCCGGTGCCGATGGTGTGGCGGCGCAGATCGTCGCGCTGAGCGGCCAGGGGCAGACCCGTGCACAGGCCGATGCACCCTGGACCGCCGCTGCCCTTTCCCAGCAGCTCCACGCCGGCGCAGACATGCGCACGCTGGCACTGTCCTCGGCCGCGCTGCTGCTGGCCGACCGCACCCAGATCCGCATGGCCGCGCAGGCCCGCATCCGACTTTGCGACGCCCGCCCCGGCCAGACGCGGCTGGAACTGGGGCTGGGGCGCATCTGGACGCGCACCAAGGGCCAGGCCGCCGGCCTGCAGCTACAGACCCCCGCGGCCGTGGCGGCGGTGCGCGGCACCGACTGGGACGTGGAGGTGGATGCGCAGGGGCACACCACGCTGACCGTGCTCTCGGGCCTGATAGCGGTGTCCAACGCGCAGGGCAGCGTGGAGGTCGGCCCGTCCGAGCAGGCCACCGTCGTGCCGGGACAGGCGCCCGTCAAGCACCGTCTGGTGAACCCGCGCGAGCGCGTGCAGTGGGTCATGGCGCCGGCGCTGGTGCCAAGGCTCTGGCCCGAGCTCGATGCCGCCGCGCTGCCCTGGCAGACCCGGGCGGCGCAGGCGCTGCGCGCTGGTCAGCTCCAGGCGCTGCAGCAAGAGGTCGACGCGCGTCTGGCCACAGCCTCCGACGACGCACTGGCGCAGCGCTTGCGCGCCGAGCTGCAGGCGCAGGACGGCCGGCTGGATGCGGCGCAGCAGAGCCTGCTGGCGCTGTGGCAGGCGCAGCGCGACAGCCGCGCGGCGGCACGCCGCGCGCAACTGCTGCAGGCGCTGGACCGGGGCGATGAGGCGCGCGAGTTCATCGCCGATGCGCGCCGGCAAGCCCCGCAGGCCTTCGCCCTGCTGCTGGCCGACGCCGATGCCCGGCGCCTGCAGGGCCAGGGCGAGGCCGCGCTGGCGCTGTACCGCCAGGCTGTGGCCCAGGCACGCGGTGATGCCGAGCAGGCCAAGGCCGAAGCCGGTCTGGGGCGTGCCCTGCTGGAGCGCGGCGACCTGGCCGCAGCACGCGAGACCCTGGCGCGCGCGCTGCAGCGCCAGGGCGACAACGCCGAAATCCGCGCGCGCGCCGCTACTGCCGACACCCAGGCGCTGCACCACGCCGAGGCCGCCGAGGGCTTTGCTGCGGCTCTGGCGCAATCGGGCGGCGACTACGTGGCGCTGGCCGGTGACGGCCTGCTGGCGCTGCAGCGCGGCGAAGCCGAGCTGGCCCGCACCCAGCTGCTCAAGGCGCTGGTGATCGAGCCGCGCTACGCCCAGGCGCAGGTCTGGCTGGCGGTGGCGGAATACCAGCTGGGCAACCTGCCGGCAGCGCTGGATGCGCTGGCGCGGGCGCGCCTGGCCGACCCGAACGACCCGCTGCCCTGGCAGATCGAGTCCATCCTGCGCAACGACGACGGCCAGGCCGAAGAGGCGATCGCCGCTGCCCGCGAGGCCCTGGTGCGCCTGCCCTATCTCAAGTCGCTCGAGCCGCTCAAGAGCGACAGCCAGGGTTCGGCCAACCTGGGCAAGGCACTGGCCGACTTTGGCCTGGAACACTGGGCGCGCGCCTATGCCCGGCAGTCCTACTACCCGCTGTGGGCCGGCAGCCACTTCTTCATGGCCGACCGCTACGAAAGCGGCTTTGCCCGCGATTCGGAAATGCACCAGGGCTACCTGGCCGACCCGCTGGCCTTTGGCGCCAGTGAAAGGACCGCCCCCGTGCTCCCGATGGAAGGCAGCGAATGGATCGCCGGCATGAGCGCCGGGCGCTACCCCGACCGCCACGCAGGCGCCGTGGAGCTCGGGCACCGGGGCCTGAGGACCCAACCCGTGCCCATGGCCTGGCGCGTAGGCCTGGACGCGATGGACTTCCACCCCCGCGGCGGCCCCTTCAGCCCGCGCATGAATTCGGGCGCGGCGCGCCTGGGTCTGGGCATCAAGCCCAGCGACCGGCTCAGTCTGCTGCTGCTGCACGACGAAGACCGCGCGCGCACCTGGATCCCCGGCGGCGCAAGCTTCTCCGACGGCACGCTCGAGGGCGCCATACGCCAGCCGTTCAGCCGCACCGACCTGGGCGGCTCCTGGCGCTGGTCGGCGGACAGCCAGACCTGGCTGCAATGGAGTCGCGCGCGCTTTGGCACCCGCTACCTCGCGAACGACGAGGCGGCCGGGCCCTACAGCTACCGCGGCGCGGACGCGCACAGCGCCTGGATGCTGCGCCACACCGTGCAGCAGGGCCCGATGCGCTGGTCCGCCGGCTGGGAATGGGCCAGCGTGGACCTGGACAGCGCGCGCAGCTACAGCCTGGTGACGGGTGCGGAGCACTCGCGGCTGCGCTACGACATGCCCTGGCTGGCCTGGGAATACGGCCAGGGGCCGTGGAGCGGCTCGGCCATGGCCAGCTGGCCGCGCCTGAACATGGGCTACCGCTATCGCCAATACCTGGGCCAGACCGGTGAAGATCTGTCCGAACCCTACGACGACGCGGGCCGCCAGCGGCGCCGGCTGCGCCCCCGCCTGGGCCTGTCCTACCGCTTCGCGCCGGGGCGCGCGCTGCATTTCGCCTACGTCGAAAGCATGTACTCGCCGAGCTCGCACACGCTCGCCCCCGTGTCCGTGGGCGCCATCCCGATCGACTACCAGTACCAGATTCCCGGCAGCCTGGCGCGCAAGCTGGCCATGCAGCTCGATTGGGAAATCGACCGGCGCAGCTTTGCCTGGCTGAGCCTGTCGCACCAGAAAATCACCAATGCCCAGTACGACAACGGCAGCATGCTCTACCCGCTGGAAGTGCTCTACAGCGACAAGGTCGGTTCACTCGGCCCGCTGATCCAGACCGCGCAGACCGGCGTCGTCGACGTCTACAACGGAGACCCGCAGTTTGACCGGGGCAGGCTCAGCCAGGTAGCCCTCGCCTACAACCGCATCCTCTCGTCGCGCTGGAGCGTGCTGACGGGCTACACCTGGAGCCATTCGCGCAACACCGGCGAATACTTCCCCGGCAAGGCCCTGCCCGGCTTCCCGCGCCACACCGGGGTGCTGGTCAACGTCTGGAAGCATGGCGGGCGCGACTACACGCTGCTGTCGCTGGTCTACCGCAGCAGCCGCTTCACGCAGATGTCCAACGAGACCGTCGAAGGAGCGGGCTGGACGCTGGGCCTGATGCACTCCATGGACCTGCGCGAGCGGCGCTGGTCGCTCGTCACCTCGATCCAGGGCCCGCTGGACGGGCGCGTGCCGCCTACCTTCTGGCTGCGCCTGCGCTGGCGCAGCTGA
- a CDS encoding type II toxin-antitoxin system HicB family antitoxin, whose product MSTMNTMELDGYTAVIQYNPETDAFRGEVQGINGGADFYGKTPEELRREFRASLDFFLQTCAKHGIAPRKAASGKFMVRLPQALHEQAATVAAAHGISLNALVERALRHEVQSA is encoded by the coding sequence ATGAGCACGATGAACACCATGGAGCTGGACGGCTATACCGCCGTCATTCAGTACAACCCCGAAACAGACGCATTTCGCGGCGAGGTGCAGGGCATCAATGGTGGTGCCGACTTTTACGGCAAGACGCCCGAAGAATTGCGCCGCGAGTTCCGCGCCTCGCTGGACTTCTTCCTGCAGACCTGCGCCAAGCATGGCATTGCGCCGCGCAAGGCGGCCAGTGGCAAGTTCATGGTGCGCCTGCCCCAGGCGCTGCACGAGCAGGCCGCCACGGTGGCGGCGGCGCACGGCATCAGCCTCAACGCCTTGGTGGAGCGCGCCTTGCGTCATGAGGTGCAGTCGGCGTAG
- a CDS encoding addiction module protein, with product MTSAVQTLSAQALKLPPKERLQVVEQILDSLDQAGASIRDLWAQEAQARLAAYRRGEIGAVALPDVIAKYAISTSGA from the coding sequence ATGACATCCGCCGTTCAAACCCTCAGTGCACAGGCCTTGAAGCTGCCGCCGAAGGAACGCCTGCAGGTGGTCGAGCAGATTCTGGACAGTCTCGACCAGGCTGGTGCGTCCATCCGCGATCTGTGGGCGCAGGAAGCCCAGGCCCGCCTGGCTGCTTACCGGCGTGGAGAAATCGGCGCGGTGGCGTTGCCGGATGTGATTGCGAAGTACGCGATCAGCACCTCTGGCGCATGA
- a CDS encoding adenylate/guanylate cyclase domain-containing protein produces the protein MASTRLIRWGAALLALALVWAASLTRPWHALEYKTFDLWSTLSASGQGAPALVIVAIDEPSAQQIGLPWPFPRSLHARLIDRLVQDGAAAIGFDVVFAEPSADTAQDAALAAAIARATHAGVPVVLASAREQSRNANALLWTEVAPLPELLAAGARAGDAGVQPDEDFVVRQPPAGEDSFSASLARALGRDGGASAELIAYRGPRGSFDTRSYYQALEPGLLPLGFFRGKVVLVGQALVAGGAAQGLQADAFNSPFGLLAGARLMPGVELQATLLDNRLQGDGLRIASPAAGMALVLLAAALLLGAGARWHPGATAALTAALVLGTLALSWWLFSRQRWWLAPLWPAASMLALYGATALTSWAAAHRRARQTRQMFAHYVPPEVVARLIEQPGLLHLGGEAREVTLLFSDLAGFTAMAERLSAEQTVEVLTAYFDAMTPLIHASGGTVDKYIGDAIMAFWGAPLADPAHTAHALQAAVAMQQAMQPLAARLRARGLPALQMRIGVHTGRVVVGNVGSRQRFAYTAIGDAVNLAARLEGANKAFGTAILVSAQTAARLPPDIALRPLDDVVVQGRSTPVRVFTPCADAEVCRLSQAALDALHARDAAAAQAHLAALLARAPGDRAAQRLAERARALAQLPAEAPWSAAVALDKL, from the coding sequence ATGGCCAGCACACGTCTGATCCGCTGGGGCGCGGCCCTGCTGGCCCTGGCCCTGGTCTGGGCCGCCTCGCTGACGCGCCCCTGGCATGCACTGGAATACAAGACTTTTGACCTCTGGAGCACGCTCTCTGCTTCGGGTCAGGGTGCGCCAGCGCTGGTGATCGTGGCGATCGACGAACCCAGCGCTCAGCAGATCGGCCTGCCCTGGCCGTTTCCGCGCAGCCTGCATGCCCGCCTCATCGACCGGCTGGTGCAGGATGGCGCCGCCGCGATCGGCTTCGATGTGGTGTTTGCCGAGCCCTCGGCCGATACGGCGCAGGACGCGGCGCTGGCAGCAGCCATCGCGCGCGCAACCCATGCCGGGGTGCCGGTGGTTCTGGCTTCGGCGCGCGAGCAATCGCGCAACGCCAACGCCTTGCTCTGGACCGAGGTGGCGCCACTGCCCGAGTTGCTGGCCGCAGGCGCGCGCGCGGGCGATGCCGGCGTCCAACCCGATGAAGACTTCGTCGTGCGCCAGCCGCCGGCCGGCGAAGACAGCTTTTCCGCCAGCCTGGCGCGGGCCCTGGGCCGGGACGGCGGCGCGAGCGCCGAACTGATCGCCTACCGCGGTCCGCGCGGAAGCTTCGACACGCGCTCCTACTACCAGGCGCTGGAGCCCGGGCTGCTGCCCCTTGGCTTTTTTCGCGGCAAGGTGGTGCTCGTCGGTCAGGCGCTCGTGGCGGGTGGCGCGGCCCAGGGCTTGCAGGCCGACGCTTTCAACTCGCCCTTCGGGCTGCTGGCGGGCGCGCGCCTGATGCCCGGCGTCGAACTGCAGGCCACGCTGCTGGACAACCGCCTGCAGGGCGACGGGCTGCGCATTGCATCCCCAGCCGCGGGCATGGCGCTGGTGTTGCTGGCCGCGGCCCTGCTGCTCGGCGCGGGCGCACGCTGGCATCCGGGGGCGACGGCGGCGCTGACCGCGGCGCTGGTGCTGGGCACGCTGGCGCTGTCCTGGTGGCTGTTCAGCCGCCAGCGCTGGTGGCTGGCTCCGCTGTGGCCGGCCGCGTCCATGCTGGCGCTCTACGGCGCCACGGCGCTGACCTCCTGGGCGGCAGCACATCGACGCGCGCGCCAGACGCGGCAGATGTTTGCCCACTACGTGCCGCCAGAGGTGGTCGCCCGCCTCATCGAACAGCCCGGGCTGCTGCACCTGGGCGGCGAAGCGCGCGAGGTGACGCTGCTGTTCAGCGACCTCGCCGGCTTCACCGCCATGGCCGAGCGCCTGAGCGCCGAGCAAACCGTGGAGGTGCTCACCGCCTACTTCGACGCCATGACGCCGCTGATCCACGCCAGCGGCGGCACGGTAGACAAGTACATCGGCGACGCCATCATGGCCTTCTGGGGCGCGCCGCTGGCCGACCCCGCGCACACGGCGCATGCGCTGCAGGCCGCGGTTGCGATGCAGCAGGCCATGCAGCCGCTGGCGGCACGCCTGCGCGCGCGCGGCTTGCCGGCGCTGCAGATGCGCATCGGGGTACACACCGGGCGCGTGGTCGTGGGCAATGTCGGTTCGCGCCAGCGTTTTGCCTACACCGCCATCGGCGACGCGGTGAACCTGGCGGCGCGCCTGGAAGGCGCCAACAAGGCCTTCGGCACCGCGATCCTGGTTTCGGCGCAAACTGCGGCGCGGCTGCCGCCGGACATCGCCTTGCGACCGCTGGACGACGTCGTCGTGCAAGGGCGCAGCACGCCAGTGCGGGTGTTCACGCCCTGCGCGGACGCCGAGGTCTGCCGTCTGTCGCAGGCGGCGCTGGATGCGCTGCATGCGCGCGACGCTGCCGCGGCCCAGGCGCATCTGGCCGCGCTGCTGGCGCGGGCGCCCGGCGACCGCGCCGCACAGCGCCTGGCCGAGCGCGCCCGCGCGCTGGCGCAACTGCCGGCGGAGGCCCCCTGGTCGGCCGCGGTGGCGCTCGACAAACTGTGA
- a CDS encoding DNA methyltransferase, whose translation MPLSWNEIKSRALAFSRTWDNAANEDSEAKPFWIAFFEIFGITDKRVATFELNVKKHGGGQGFVDLFWPGMLLVEQKSRGRSLDAAFDQALGYFPGILERDLPQIIIVCDFARFRVHQLASGKTTEFALADLHKHVRLFGFIAGYRVQEITAQNPVNIHAAERMGRLHDALKASGYGGHALEVLLVRLLFCLFADDTGIFQPAQALRLWVEERTAPDGSDLGPRLAQLFQVLNTPEHLRSKHLDEQLAAFPYVNGRLFEEPLPLADFDADMRTALLDACALDWSAISPAIFGSLFQSIMDAKARRNLGAHYTSEENILKLIKPLFLDALWAEFHKVKNNKNRLFEFHKKLRQLTFFDPACGCGNFLVISYRELRLLELEVLRASYQSGQQTLDVHQLISLDVDQFFGIEIEEFPAQIAQVALWLVDHQMNLRVSEEFGLYFARIPLKSSARVVHGNALTLDWNEVLPAEQCSYVLGNPPFLGKKEQSAAQKEAFALVMGQIKGFGVLDFVAAWYIKAARYMQGAVSTPSPSGGRLGWGPGVLAEAGTRAGAAGPHPCPPPKGEGVKTRAAFVSTNSITQGEQVGVLWGWLLAQGIHIHFAHRTFRWSNEASGKAAVHCVIVGFGLQDLPNKVIYEYEDIKGEPLAVPAANINPYLVDYPDLVLQRRSSPLCATPPLIEGITPLDNGILAFTADEKQAFLAKEPGAERWFRTLLTGNDFINDQQNFCLWLSDARPSDLRAMPHVMTKVAEVKRFRENSRSSQKFAATPWLFRETTIPERYILIPKTSSERRRFFPLGFVDHVVVTNSALYMDGGGLYEFGILCSTMHNAWLRIVGGRLKSDFRYSAAIVYNNFPWPDLPAESEPNQPLTPVHKAQAAIETAAQAVLAARASFPGSSLADLYDPLTMPPALLKAHQKLDAAVDAAYALCGGKKTWKSDAERVAYLFERYQQLTSLLPVGKAKADKKRVT comes from the coding sequence ATGCCCCTGTCCTGGAACGAAATCAAATCCCGTGCGCTGGCCTTCAGCCGCACCTGGGACAACGCGGCCAATGAAGATTCGGAGGCCAAGCCCTTCTGGATCGCCTTCTTCGAGATCTTCGGCATCACCGACAAGCGCGTCGCCACCTTCGAGCTGAACGTCAAGAAGCACGGCGGCGGGCAGGGATTTGTGGACTTGTTCTGGCCCGGCATGCTGCTGGTCGAGCAAAAGTCGCGCGGGCGCAGTCTGGATGCCGCCTTCGACCAGGCGCTGGGCTACTTCCCCGGCATTCTTGAGCGCGACCTGCCGCAGATCATCATCGTCTGCGACTTCGCGCGCTTTCGCGTGCACCAGCTCGCCAGCGGCAAGACCACGGAATTCGCCCTGGCCGATCTGCACAAGCACGTGCGCCTGTTTGGCTTCATCGCGGGCTACCGGGTGCAGGAAATCACCGCGCAAAACCCGGTCAACATCCACGCCGCCGAGCGCATGGGGCGGCTGCACGACGCGCTCAAGGCCAGCGGCTACGGCGGTCATGCGCTGGAGGTGCTGCTGGTGCGCCTGCTGTTTTGCCTGTTTGCCGACGACACCGGCATCTTCCAGCCCGCGCAGGCGCTGCGCCTGTGGGTGGAAGAGCGCACCGCGCCCGACGGCAGCGACCTGGGCCCGCGCCTGGCGCAGCTCTTTCAGGTGCTCAACACGCCCGAGCACCTGCGCAGCAAGCACCTGGACGAGCAGCTCGCCGCCTTCCCCTACGTCAACGGCCGCTTGTTTGAAGAACCTCTGCCCCTGGCCGACTTCGACGCCGACATGCGCACCGCGCTGCTCGACGCCTGCGCGCTCGATTGGTCGGCCATCAGCCCCGCCATCTTCGGCAGCCTGTTCCAGAGCATCATGGACGCCAAGGCGCGGCGCAACCTGGGCGCGCACTACACCAGCGAAGAGAACATCCTCAAGCTCATCAAGCCGCTGTTTCTCGATGCGCTGTGGGCCGAATTTCACAAGGTCAAGAACAACAAGAACCGCCTGTTCGAATTCCACAAAAAGCTGCGCCAACTGACCTTCTTTGACCCGGCTTGCGGCTGCGGAAATTTCCTCGTCATCAGCTACCGCGAACTGCGCCTGCTGGAGCTGGAAGTGCTGCGCGCCAGCTATCAAAGCGGCCAGCAGACGCTGGACGTGCACCAGCTCATCAGCCTGGACGTGGACCAGTTCTTCGGCATCGAGATCGAGGAATTTCCCGCGCAGATCGCGCAGGTCGCGCTGTGGCTGGTGGACCACCAGATGAATTTGCGCGTGAGCGAGGAATTCGGCCTGTACTTTGCGCGCATCCCGCTCAAAAGCAGCGCGCGCGTGGTGCATGGCAATGCGCTCACGCTCGACTGGAACGAGGTGCTGCCGGCCGAGCAGTGCAGTTATGTGCTGGGCAATCCGCCGTTTCTCGGCAAGAAGGAGCAAAGCGCAGCACAGAAAGAAGCTTTTGCGCTTGTGATGGGCCAGATCAAAGGCTTTGGTGTGCTCGACTTCGTCGCCGCCTGGTACATCAAGGCCGCGCGCTACATGCAGGGCGCTGTTTCAACTCCTTCCCCCTCTGGGGGAAGGTTGGGATGGGGGCCCGGGGTGCTGGCCGAGGCGGGCACGCGCGCAGGCGCCGCTGGCCCCCACCCCTGCCCTCCCCCAAAGGGGGAGGGGGTGAAAACCCGCGCCGCCTTCGTCTCCACCAACAGCATCACCCAGGGCGAGCAGGTCGGCGTCCTCTGGGGCTGGCTGCTGGCTCAGGGCATCCATATTCACTTTGCGCACCGCACCTTTCGCTGGAGCAACGAGGCCAGCGGCAAGGCAGCCGTGCACTGCGTCATCGTTGGCTTTGGTCTGCAGGATTTGCCGAACAAGGTGATCTACGAATATGAAGACATCAAGGGCGAACCGCTGGCGGTACCTGCGGCCAACATCAATCCCTATTTGGTGGACTATCCGGACTTGGTGCTGCAAAGACGCTCCAGCCCTCTGTGTGCGACGCCGCCTTTGATTGAAGGCATCACGCCGTTGGACAACGGCATCCTGGCCTTCACAGCAGATGAGAAACAAGCCTTTCTCGCCAAGGAGCCCGGCGCTGAACGTTGGTTTCGCACCCTGCTGACAGGCAATGACTTCATCAATGACCAGCAGAATTTTTGTCTCTGGTTATCCGATGCCAGGCCCAGCGATTTGCGAGCCATGCCTCACGTCATGACGAAGGTGGCAGAGGTGAAACGCTTCCGCGAGAACAGCAGGTCGTCGCAAAAATTTGCTGCCACACCTTGGTTGTTCCGCGAGACCACCATCCCCGAGCGTTACATCCTCATTCCCAAGACCAGTTCAGAGCGTCGACGCTTCTTCCCGCTGGGGTTCGTTGATCACGTCGTGGTAACGAACTCGGCGCTATACATGGACGGTGGTGGTCTGTATGAATTTGGCATCCTTTGCAGCACCATGCACAACGCTTGGCTACGGATCGTTGGAGGTCGCTTGAAAAGCGACTTCCGCTACTCCGCCGCCATCGTCTACAACAACTTCCCCTGGCCCGATCTCCCCGCAGAATCAGAGCCAAATCAGCCTCTAACGCCCGTCCACAAAGCGCAAGCAGCTATTGAAACCGCAGCGCAAGCGGTGCTGGCCGCCCGCGCCAGCTTCCCCGGCAGCAGCCTGGCCGACCTGTACGACCCGCTCACCATGCCGCCCGCCTTGCTCAAGGCGCACCAGAAGCTCGACGCGGCGGTGGATGCCGCCTACGCCCTGTGCGGCGGCAAGAAAACCTGGAAGAGCGACGCCGAGCGCGTGGCGTATCTCTTCGAGCGCTACCAGCAGCTCACCAGCCTGCTGCCGGTGGGCAAGGCCAAAGCAGACAAAAAGCGCGTGACGTGA
- a CDS encoding DUF488 domain-containing protein, protein MSQKIPASHVRIRRAYEDPAPEDGERILIDRLWPRGVKKEALQLAEWNKDLAPSAELRKWFDHDPERWPEFRRRYAAELAEHPEAFEALRERARSGVITLVYGAHDEQVNNAVALRGYLLGDDGLNAKQSE, encoded by the coding sequence ATGAGCCAGAAAATTCCCGCCAGTCACGTGCGCATCCGGCGCGCCTATGAAGACCCCGCGCCCGAGGACGGCGAGCGCATCCTGATCGACCGTCTGTGGCCGCGCGGCGTGAAAAAGGAAGCGCTGCAACTGGCCGAATGGAACAAGGATCTGGCGCCCAGCGCCGAGCTGCGCAAATGGTTCGACCACGACCCTGAGCGCTGGCCGGAATTCCGCCGCCGCTATGCCGCCGAACTGGCCGAACACCCAGAGGCCTTTGAGGCGCTGCGCGAGCGCGCGCGCAGCGGCGTCATCACCCTGGTTTACGGCGCGCACGACGAGCAAGTGAACAACGCCGTGGCCCTGCGCGGCTATCTGCTGGGCGACGATGGATTGAACGCGAAGCAATCGGAGTAA
- a CDS encoding type II toxin-antitoxin system HicA family toxin, with amino-acid sequence MKRKHAKTLELLFHRPVSANVAHADVMALLQELGAQIETSREGSRVAVVLFGQVRVLHKPHPSPHMDKGAVAALRDWLEHNGVTP; translated from the coding sequence ATGAAGCGCAAACACGCGAAGACATTGGAGCTGCTGTTTCACCGACCCGTATCCGCCAACGTGGCCCATGCGGACGTCATGGCCTTGCTGCAAGAGTTGGGCGCGCAGATTGAAACCAGTCGCGAAGGCTCGCGGGTTGCCGTGGTGCTCTTCGGGCAGGTGCGGGTCTTGCACAAACCGCATCCCTCACCCCATATGGACAAGGGCGCGGTAGCGGCACTGCGCGACTGGCTGGAGCACAACGGAGTGACACCATGA
- a CDS encoding type II toxin-antitoxin system RelE/ParE family toxin — translation MRSTRSAPLAHEPAQAELDEAVAWYADQAPGSGERFLLEFLQALRLIEQFPLAWHPLTPDLRQCRLQRFPYSVIYATDDAGVLVLAVAHQHRKPGYWRDRQRTP, via the coding sequence TTGCGAAGTACGCGATCAGCACCTCTGGCGCATGAGCCTGCGCAGGCGGAACTGGATGAAGCCGTTGCGTGGTATGCCGACCAGGCACCGGGTTCGGGCGAGCGCTTTTTGCTTGAATTTTTGCAGGCGCTGCGGCTGATCGAGCAGTTTCCGCTGGCCTGGCATCCGTTGACGCCTGATCTGCGGCAGTGCCGTCTGCAGCGTTTCCCCTACAGCGTGATCTACGCCACAGACGACGCGGGGGTGTTGGTGCTTGCGGTTGCGCACCAGCATCGCAAACCCGGCTATTGGCGTGATCGGCAGCGCACGCCGTAG